The following is a genomic window from Chanos chanos chromosome 1, fChaCha1.1, whole genome shotgun sequence.
CACAACTCTACATGAACTCTACCACAACTCTACATGAACTCCACACCAACTCTACATGAACTCTACCACAACTCTACATGAACTCCACACCAACTCTACATGAACTCTACATGAACTCCACACCAACTCTACCACAACTCTATACCAACTCTACCACAACTCTACATGAACTCTACATGAACTCTACATGAACTCCACACCAACTCTACCACAACTCTACATGAACTCTACCACAACTCTACATGAACTCCACACCAACTCTACATGAACTCTACCACAACTCTACATGAACTCCACACCAACTCTATACCAACTCTACATGAACTCTACCACAACTCTACATGAACTCCACACCAACTCTATACCAACTCTACATGAACTCTACCACAACTCTACATGAACTCTACATGAACTCCACACCAACTCTACATGAACTCTACCACAACTCTACATGAACTCTACACCAACTCTATACCAACTCTACATGAACTCTATACCAACTCTACATTAACTCTATACCAACTTTACAACACATGTACGACAACTGTAGATCAATTCTACATCAGTTCTACATTAAATCCAGATCAGAGACAGGGCGTGAGGAAGCTTGCATTGCCCAGTGCACTAGAGAGGCCAGGCTTACGTTTGATTGGACCACAGTCTAATCCATTAGGGGACTCTCAGGTCGGACGCCCTGTTTGTTTTATAAGATCAAGGCACAGATAAAGGCATGCTGGTGTATGGTGCTGGATGCTTTGCTTATGTGGAGGGTACAGACTTGTCTTAGCCAAAGTGGAAGGGCAGAGACTCATCTGTGATTATGCAGAAGGGTGGAGATTCATCTGTGGTTAGGTGGAGGGTCAGGCACTTTGGTGAGGTGGAGGGGCGGGGCCTTTGGTGAGGTGGAGGGGCGGGGCCTTTGgtgaggtggaggagaggggcCTTTGGtgaggtggagaggaggggaCTTTGGtgaggtggaggggaggggccTTTGGTGCGGTGGAGGGGCGGGGCCTTTGGTGCGGTGAAGGGGCGGGGGGTTTGGTtgaggtggagaggaggggcCCTTGGTGCGGCGGAGGGGCGGGACCTTTAGACTCACCGGTAAGGCTGGGAGACGTTTATGTAACAGCGCTCCATGTTTCCTGTGACATAGACTGGTACTGTCAACACTATTGCTGTAgcactgcacagagacagagagaaacacaaagattgagagggagaggaaagagagagagagagatagagagatagagagaaagagagagatagagagagagagagagagagagagagagagagagagagagagagagagaaagaaaaacatgattaGCCATCATAGTGTTTGGCAGCAGCATGCAGCCTTAATTAATCTCATCATCTAAATCAAACACATCATATAGTCATAGAAATGATATTACAATGAAATGATTCTCCACAGGTTCTTCAGACAGATGTCTAAATCTACATCACATAAATCTAAACCCCGCTgggatttaattaaaaaacttCACTTACAGTGAAAGAAACTCGGCCAGATGTGCACAGGAGCAGGCTAGGGCTGCGCTCTGtcataaagacacaaacacacaaacacagtcaacacagtgtaaccagacacacaaacacagtcaacacagtgtaaccagacacacaaacacagtcaacgCAGTGtaaccagacacacaaacacagtcaacgCAGTGTAaccagacacacaagcacagtcaACGCAGTGtaaccagacacacaaacacagtcaacgCAGTGTAaccagacacacaagcacagtcaacacagtgtaaccagacacacaagcacagtcaacacagtgtaaccagacacgcaaacacagtcaacacagtgtaaccagacacgcaaacacagtcaacacagtgtaaccagacacacaagcacagtcaACACAGTGTAACCAGACACGCAAGCACAGTCAACACAGTGTAACCAGACACGCAAGCACAGTCAACACAATGTGaccagacacacaagcacagtcaacacagtgtaaccagacacacaaacacagtcaacacagtgtaaccagacacacaagcacagtcaacacagtgtaaccagacacacaaactcagttAACACAGAGTAACCAGAAACACAAACTCAGTCAACACAATGtaaccagacacagacactgagccACACAAACAGTATGGTtacactggagagagaaaaagagcctTTTACCTGAGCTGGGAAGCCATTCACATGTCTGTTAAACCTCTTCCACAGGCCAGTGTAGAGTGCCCACACGTAGTGCAGTGTGAAGAAAAAGGAGGCCATGTATaaagtctgtgagagagaagaagagcaaGTCCCACAGTCACCCCGGTGAAACTCTGAAAGCGCGTGGTGCGATGTCGTTAGTCTGACAGATGGCAGGTCATGTGATGTGGTGTACACTGACAGTTTCACACCGGGTCTATGACAAATGCAGCAGATGTCATAGCCTCTGTGATTATAAACCATTCCCATGTCCCCACAGGTCAGCTGGAGGCTGAGTGGTCTAATGTAGAAAAAGTGGCTACACTGCCATGCCATTGGCTCTGACCgtccacacacacgctcctgtAAATGCCACTGAACAAACTGCTGAACAGCATTCCAAGGGAATTTCTGCATTTCTCTCCTGTGACTGGTCTTTCTACAACAGACAAACTCCatgacacagcaaaaaaacagccacCACGCTCAGGTACTTTTTTAACCgtcactgttacacaacactgacacacagacgaCTCAAAGCTCAACTCTCCGTCTGACAGTCAGGGGAACGCCGCCACCCACggcccccacccccaacacacacacacgcacacacacagacacacacacacacagacacgcacacacacagacacacacacacacacacacgcacgcacacacacagacacacacacacgcacacacacacacactcacacacacgcacgcacacacacatgcacgcacacacacacgcacacacgcacacacacacacacgcacacacgcacacacacacgcacacacgcacgcacacacgcacacacgcacacacacgtacacacacgcacgcacgcacgcacgcacacacgcacgcacgcacgcacacacacacacgcacacacacacacaaatgccaagTCTAAATATGAGCAAAAAATGCACTTATTTAAGTTGTCACTTATTTAAGTGTCATATTAGTGATACAGGTGACACTGGTTACAAATGTGTTAGAAACGTTAGTGACAAATGTGATATCTGCTATAAGCATGTTATTAGTGATTAATGGGATACTGGTTTTAAACATGACGTGAATAATAAACCAGATACTGGTTTTAAATGTGACGTGAATAATAAACCAGATACTGGTTTTAAATGGGATGTGAGTGATAGATGTGATACTGGTTTTAAATGGGATGTGAGTGATAGATGTGATACTGGTTTAAATGGGATGTGAGTGATAGATGTGATACTGGTTTTAAATGGGATGTGAGTGATAGATGTGATACTGGTTTTAAATGGGATGTGAGTGATAGATGTGATACTGGTTTTAAATGGGATGTGAGTGATAGATGTGATACTGGTTTAAATGGGATGTGAGTGATAGATGTGATACTGGTTTAAATGGGATGTGAGTGATAGATGTGATACTGGTTTAAATGGGATGTGAGTGATAGATGTGATACTGGTTTAAATGGGATGTGAGTGATAGATGTGATACTGGTTTAAATGGGATGTGAGTGATAGATGTGATACTGGTTTAAATGGGATGTGAGTGATAGATGTGATACTGGTTTAAATGGGATGTGAGTGATAGATGTGATACTGGTTTAAATGGCATGTGAGTGATAGATGTGATACTGGTTTAAATGGGATGTGAGTGATAGATGTGATACTGGTTTAAATGGGATGTGAGTGATAGATGTGATACTGGTTTAAATGGGATGTGAGTGATAGATGTGATACTGGTTTAAATGGGATGTGAGTGGAATGCACAGTGAGCTGCTGCAGCACTCTTGTTCACCTGAGGCAGTTGTACCTGAGATCATGTGTTAGTCATGTGCCTGAACACGTCTGCTCCATAACACGTTACTGCATGCACACGCATTCACAGGGTGAGGGTTCAGCACCCTCACAAACAGCACGTTATataacacagagagtaaaaccATGTCCCTTGCTCAGACAACTGTTTACTGCTGAAAAGAGGCTGAACCAGTTACCGCCTGGGCAAACAACCAGTGCAGAAATGTGAGAGGACAAAGCTGATTTATCCAGTAGCATTCTGTGTCTAGTAATGCTCTGACTGTGTGAAGCATTCTGGCATCAGTCTGTATTCAACAGCAGAGGAAATCAGTCCTGTACTGCGGAgcagtatgtgtctgtgtgtctagtgtatgtgtgtgtgtgtctagtgtatgtgtgtgtgtgtctagtgtatgtgtgtgtgtgtctagtgtatgtgtgtgtgtgtctagtgtatgtgtgtgtctagtgtatgtgtgtgtctagtgtatgtgtgtgtgtgtctagtgtatgtgtgtgtctctagtatatgcgtgtgtgtctagtatatgtctgtgtctagtatatgtgtgtgtgtctagtatatgcgtgtgtgtttagcatatgtctgtgtctagtatatgcgtgtgtgtccagtatacgtgtgtgtgtctagtatatgtctgtgtctagtatatgcgtgtgtgtttagtatatgtgtgtgtttagtatatCTGTGCGTCtagtatatgtctgtgtctagtatatgcgtgtgtgtttagtatatgtgtgtgtttagtatatCTGTGCGTCtagtatatgtctgtgtctagtatatgcgtgtgtgtttagtatatgtctgtgtctagTATATGTCTATGGTGACTGGATCACTGTTCAGCTGAATCCAATCTTCAGACTGGACCTGTCATCTAAAGCAACTTCACTGGACTCAAAACTGTGGAGAACTGCTGGAGAGAAGGCCTAAAAGTGACAGGGTCACTACATACaggctgttctgagatcagcttTTGACTCCACCTCCCTGGGCCAGCGTTACAGAGAGGCTCCGCCTCCCTGGGCCAGACCACAGAGGGAATTCCAGGCGAGTGTGGACACGGGACCCAAATGCCTGAATGTTCTGAATCCCTGGTGTCTGCTCTGCCCATCCACGTGCATGTGTTCTGCCCAGAATGGGGTCAgaactttgttttcctttggaACGTAAAATGGACCAGATTTACTGCTCCACTTGCTGAAAAGATGACCCAGATTCTGACTCgtaaaaatgatttttggaGAGTTACTGCTCTTTTGGTTTGGATCGTTACTGGAGAGAATTTGGTAAATAAAGATGGACTAAAAGATTGCTGGGCTGTTAGCACTAGCTATGCAAAATCACAGGTCTGATATCAGTTCTAGCACTCTTCTAACACCCACAGTATTGATTTGAGATTCAGGTTGGTGGTTTACAAACTGAGATAAGCTCAGAGCAGGCATTTGCCTTTATGCTGATCATTTTCAGCCATGCAATCATAAAACTGAGCAGGAATGGAAACACCTATCCCTGCAGAACGCAGATTCCAGCCAAACATCGCTCCAGTGGACCGCCCAGTTTTCCTGCGCTGAGCCACGGGAAGAAAGCTCTGGAAAAGCAGCAGCAGAAAACAGAGCAGCTCTGAGCGTTTACGAAACCATGAGCGCTCTCCCACATGCTCGTCTGAATCACTGCTTCTGCACGAAACCCTTCTCACAAACCAGAGACAGCTGTGGAGATCCCCAGTGCCAACATGCAAGGGCACACACTGGAACTAGAACTCAGGCCACGAGGAATGAAAAACAACGCCTGCCAATCACAGCCTCTGACCTAGATCACACTATCCGATGCTATCAAATAcaaccacactgacacagacaaggGCTGTGTGCTACCCAacttaacacactcacactgaacacacaggacAGCGTGCAACTGgggaagaatgaaaaacaatgactgGTTCATTGATTCActaacaaaaacatgacaagacCAATCAAGCATGAAGGGGGGagatcaatcagtcagtcatatttatgaaaatattacaaCGGTACAAAGTGAACACAGAGACTAATGAATATCCTACAAATTCTCTATATCTCCCTAAtgctgagtgtgtatgtgtgtttgagtgtctctgactctgtgttatgtgtggcTGACACAAGTCTTAAATCTCACCTGTTCTACATTGTGTAGGTTATAACAGACACCGTGGGTGCTACAGCTCTTTAAGAACAGAACTGATCCAGTCAGCCAACACACAGCCAGCAGCAAATCTGTGACGCTCAACAAGAAGAGAGGCCACACCTGGgcgagagagattgagagagagagataacatgaggacatgtgaaagtgaaaggaCAGACCACAGGACAGCTTAGTCTTTCATTCTTTGATTTTCAGATTATTTTGAGAGTCTATGAGCTCAGAACTGTGGCTAAAACCAAATACGTCTGTTTGAATGAGGATGCACTAGATGGAATACAGATCAAACCCAACCCTTCCATTACTAAGTTGTAAGACAAACAGCATTTGggacaaaatattaaaatatgtaagaaaatattttttcttacCTCAGATGACCGTACAACTCTTTGAAAAACGGCAAAAACGATGATGGACCCGGAGCCcaaaatactgaaatgaaagaaaaaaaaattattcatgcAGTCTAGGCTGCCGGGAAGTCTATGAGGAAGTCACTGAACATAGAAAAGTTTGCTCGTGGCGCGTGCAGGCATCGTTTACCTCAGTACGGCCATCACCACCTGGATGTACCCTACGGCTTCGTACACCTGCACACAGAGAAACCGCGCTTCAGACAAATTTCACAGTTCAAATGCTTCAATTCCGAttctttcactgaaatgttttgttactTCTACATACTACTGAGACCAAATCTGCAGTCATACTCCTCCGCCTTTTCTCCGAATAGACAATGAAACATTCGCAGTAAAAAGACAATATTTTCtgcacgaaaaaaaaacccgcctACGGCATTAGGCGTGAGACGATGTGAGGAGGTACTCACCGAGCTGAGATCCTCAGTGTGAGCACTAGTGTTTCTTTGGCTGTTGTTTGAAAATAAAGCGTCCATTGTGAACAATAGGTAAATATGGCTAAAGCGCAAAAACACAGGAATCTACGTTATAATTATAACCTTTAAACTtttgaaaagagtgaaaataacGATTGAAGTATACTTTTCGCATTCAACGTGCGCTCTAACTAGCCACCTTACTATAATCGCGTTTGCATTCCAAGAAGTTTGGGGACTAACAGATACACGCGCTATATAAATACTGTCAGGTCGCTCCACCCTCTTTCAtccggaaagaaaaaaatggctGGGGGAATTCTCGCGCCTGGAATTAAAGTACAGTAACTGTGATTTTGTGTTGAGGGACGTGGGAATACTATGCAAAAGCACAGATTTAAAAGGAGTCGCTGCTGGGTTTTCCAGTTCAGATTCAGAATTAGAGCCTTGATTATTTATTTCTACAGACCTGATATACTGACAGATGTTTAACGATGTTATCAATTTTTTCTCAGGTGGGTGCTGACTGAGAGCTGAGCTCTGAATGTGATCCGAATGCCCACGGAGTCTTTACGCGCGACTTTACGCCACTCATACATACGGCATAAAGCAGTTAATATTTAGATctagcgcgcgcgcgcgtgtgttggGCAGAGGTATCACACTGGTGAGTAGAGGCTGTAGAGGCAGTTCCTGTAAATGACTGACCTATATATTCACACAGGTGTGCACGTGAGAGTTGTGCCCTTCCctgggtgtgtgtataaacatgtaggctacatgtctgtgtgtgtggtcctgtatgtgtgtgtgtgtgcgtgtgtgtgagagagagagtgagtgagatatAATACAGACACTTCTAGCGACCGCTATCTGCCAGTCTGGTGATGGTGGCAGATTTCCAGGGAGTGTCTGTCTTTATCAGTGAAACACACAAGCTTTGatacactcacttacacacccatgcacaaacacagcaagTCACTGTCCTCCCAGATCAGAGGGCGAGAAAATGCTTTCCTGGATCCctctctgatctctgatcagccataaaaaaaaccctgaaacatGACTGTGATGCACCTCATTATCTTTATGAAAGACAATTTGCAATGTGGCATtaagcagacgcttttaaccaaagcaacttacaataaaTGCATCGAACAGATCACTTTACCCcataaacaaacatcacaataagactgtacgttaattaccctcagtatcaggttcctggaattctgtgacaataaacgataaataaaacaaacaacacctgCAACATAGGGACCaggttagtattttttttttaatttatggcaacagagagagaaaacaagcaaagccTGACAGGAAAATTTAGAGACAAGAGATTTAGTgtggaagacacacacacacacacacacactcattcgcCCAGCCAACAGGCCAAAAGTGACTCCTGATAAATCAGCTGACTGATTCTCCCTGTGCATGAAGAGTTAATTATAGATGAGATAGTTTTTCACTTCTCATTTACCCTCTAGAGTAAATGCAGTTGTGAGAGATGTGAGAGGCAGGAGGGACTGCACCTCTGCTGGAGCTAATGCAACAGCAAACGACTGCAGATGACTCCCACTCACAGAAAAGCAACACTCACAAACCTCCCATGTTTTCTAAGCCCAGTGTGGATTCATGGTACAGGAAAAGCAGAACTAACAGGCACCACTATCAAATGTGAGGTTCTGTTTATCTGAATCCGAGTCATGAATAGCGTGAATAAACGTGAGAGACTGAGCCCTTCCCCATTACCTTTCTCTGTTTGCCTGAGGTCTTTACTCagcagggtgagtgtgtgtgtgtgtgtgtgtgtgtgtgtgtgtgtgtgtgtgagtgtgtttgtgtgcgtgtgtgtgtgtgtgtgtgtttgcctcgCTTCTCGGCAGGATGTCAGCTGTTATCCACCCCGCGTCGGCAGGGATTAGCGCTGATGTGATTGGGGACAATAGACTAGAGAGTGAGGAGGCCCCGGGGCCCCTCCTCACactcattttcatcatttaaaacCAGGATGAAAATACCTGCTGAGGATTTACTTGATGTTTGTTCAgggcaatgaaaaaaatgttttaaaaacatagtCTTACTAAAATGTGAGACTAAAATGTCGTGGAAATGTACAGTTTAATTTCTATTCTTGTTTGTCATAACACACGTGTGTCACATAatgcaccttgttttggacttttgttttgaaatgtcttgtgctcctgttccgtgtgtctccgcccctcacttgattctgtttgttccatttattaacctcgttttaccCCTGTTAATTTCCTCCAATCGTGTTCccccagtttagttctccttttgtatttaagtccttgtgtttgacctgtcctttgtctatcgttatTTGTGGTcgtttgaagacactgtttggctgcaccgttTGCATctagttttggttcctgtttgcacctgtttatttccctgcttttgtaagtaaagtcctccttttttgttaccaccatcactgtgtcttgcgtttgggtccagctccactgcacgcctgacgACCTGTGACAGACgtttcaaacacaaaaatgcaaCAAAGATGGCGACTGTAAACGGAGGCAAATGAGCAGCTGACTTGTCTGATTTAGTGTCGGTGGACTCGTTTGATTTAGTGTCAGTGGACTTGTCTGATTTAGTGTCAGTGGGCTTGTCTGATTTAGTGTCAGTGGACTCGTTTGATTTCGTGTCAGTGGATTTGTTTGATTTCGTGTCAGTGGATTTGTTTGATTTAGTGTCAGTGGACTCGTTTGATTTAGTGTCAGTGGACTTGTCTGATTTAGTGTCAGTGGACTCGTTTGATTTCGTGTCAGTGGACTCGTTTGATTTCGTGTCAGTGGACTCGTTTGATTTAGTGTCAGTGGACTTGTCTGATTTCGTGTCAGTGGGCTTGTTTGATTTAGTGTCAGTGGACTTGTCTGATTTAGTGTCAGTGGACTTGTCTGATTTCGTGTCAGTGGGCTTGTTTGATTTAGTGTCAGGCTTATAAAGAAACGTTTGACTATATGCATCACTGCCACCTCgtctttctgaaaatgaaattaaaatgagatgaaagcagaaaaaagatCAAAGTGAAGACTAACACAGAGCTCAAAAAGAAGCTTTTTTATTATGAAATTAAATGAgatttttagtcatttttgtTTACTCTAAAGTTGATTATGTAATCATACAGcaacactgactgtgtgtatgtatgtgtgtgtgaatatgggTCCAGATTATTATTCCATAATTTGCAGTCCCACTGTTCAGGTGgcttggcgtgtgtgtgtgtgtgtgtgtgtgtgtgggggggggggctcagagAAACCCTGGAGAGGGggtggagtgtgagtgtgggaaAGGGGCTGAGAGGACAGAGGTGAAGATATGAGGgaacccccccccaacacacacacacagatatgaggCCAATCTCCCACCCTGTCAGCCACGGCAccaagacagagaaataaaggacTGTCTTACCCCTGAGAGAATCACTTTacaacagagagatggacaggcaggcagacagacagagagagagacggagagagaggactgCCTTCGCTAACAGAGAATATCACTTTACaccagagagatggacaggcagacagacagagagagagggagacagagagagaggactgccTTCACTAACAGAGAATATCACTTTacaacagagagatggacaggcaggcagatggacagacagacagacagagacagagagagagaggactgccCTCACTAAGAGAGAGAATCACTTTAAaccagagagatggacaggcagacagacagacagagacagagaaagagaggactgccttcattaagagagagaatcactttacaccagagagacacagacagttaAGAACCTCAGGGCCATGATGGACAGTGACTCTACATTTGTAACCTACATGAGCAGCAGGAACAGCCGTCTTCCCTCTCTGCAGTGTAATCAAGATCAGGAGCATGTTGCCCTTGTATGACACAGAGAGGTAGGTTGATGAAT
Proteins encoded in this region:
- the tmem116 gene encoding transmembrane protein 116, whose product is MDALFSNNSQRNTSAHTEDLSSVYEAVGYIQVVMAVLSILGSGSIIVFAVFQRVVRSSEVWPLFLLSVTDLLLAVCWLTGSVLFLKSCSTHGVCYNLHNVEQTLYMASFFFTLHYVWALYTGLWKRFNRHVNGFPAQSAALACSCAHLAEFLSLATAIVLTVPVYVTGNMERCYINVSQPYRCLLMQTESLLLVSPVEEERTACLLVHRYRLAIFLLTFIFTLIGIIVLMGKARSLYKRCITSNGFFGDRQWATLHVLEKRMLLYPAVFLLCWAPAVVLGTVMLFKPEAAGSRFRVCFYILQALTSTSQGWLNCVVYGWTQRHFRSLSGAGMRDADTQTPLLRSQKKNSYSALYSFS